The following coding sequences lie in one Phycicoccus duodecadis genomic window:
- a CDS encoding SDR family NAD(P)-dependent oxidoreductase has protein sequence MQTTDISAIVTGGASGLGAATAAALAGTGARVVALDLPDACAAGPEVEGVTYVPTDVTSEADVRAAVAEAAGDPARPLRVVVNCAGIGPSARILGRKGTHSIDLYTKVVQVNLVGTFVVMTVAAEAIAATEPDADGQRGVVVNTASIAAYDGQVGQAAYSSSKGGIVGLTLPAARDLAQYGIRVMTIAPGIVETPMLATVSDEFRAGLAAGVPFPQRLARPEEYAQLALAIIDHDYLNGEVIRMDGSLRMAPR, from the coding sequence ATGCAGACCACCGACATCTCCGCCATCGTCACCGGTGGCGCCTCCGGTCTGGGCGCGGCCACCGCCGCCGCCCTGGCCGGTACGGGCGCCCGCGTCGTCGCCCTCGACCTGCCCGACGCCTGCGCGGCCGGCCCCGAGGTCGAGGGCGTCACCTACGTGCCCACCGACGTCACGTCCGAGGCCGACGTCCGCGCAGCGGTCGCGGAGGCGGCCGGCGACCCGGCCCGGCCCCTGCGCGTCGTGGTCAACTGCGCCGGCATCGGGCCGTCGGCGCGCATCCTGGGCCGCAAGGGCACCCACTCGATCGACCTCTACACCAAGGTCGTGCAGGTCAACCTGGTCGGCACCTTCGTGGTGATGACGGTCGCGGCCGAGGCCATCGCCGCCACCGAGCCCGACGCCGACGGCCAGCGGGGCGTCGTCGTCAACACCGCCAGCATCGCCGCCTACGACGGCCAGGTCGGGCAGGCCGCGTACTCCTCCTCCAAGGGCGGCATCGTCGGGCTCACCCTGCCGGCCGCGCGCGACCTCGCGCAGTACGGCATCCGGGTCATGACGATCGCCCCCGGCATCGTCGAGACCCCGATGCTCGCCACCGTGTCCGACGAGTTCCGGGCCGGCCTGGCCGCCGGGGTGCCGTTCCCGCAGCGGCTCGCCCGCCCCGAGGAGTACGCGCAGCTGGCGCTCGCGATCATCGACCACGACTACCTCAACGGCGAGGTCATCCGGATGGACGGCTCGCTGCGGATGGCGCCGCGCTGA
- a CDS encoding deoxyribonuclease IV, with amino-acid sequence MTLRIGGHVDQADPVAEAAARGATLSQFFLGDPQSYKGPVVEYAGGAAALKAAAEAAGVDLYVHAPYPINVASTNNRIRIPGRKLLQQHLHAAAEIGAKGVVVHGGHLGKDEDAGVGFDNWRKCVDGLEMPVPLLIENTAGGDNAMARRLEAVERLWEAVGRAEGGDTVGFCLDTCHAHAGGNDLGSVVERVRAVTGRIDLVHCNDSRDEFDSGADRHTNLGAGHIDGADLAELVRTAGAPVVVETPGGVEGQRADIDWLRARL; translated from the coding sequence ATGACGCTGCGCATCGGTGGACACGTCGACCAGGCCGACCCGGTGGCCGAGGCCGCCGCTCGCGGGGCCACGCTGAGCCAGTTCTTCCTCGGCGACCCGCAGAGCTACAAGGGCCCGGTCGTCGAGTACGCGGGGGGTGCCGCAGCGCTCAAGGCGGCGGCCGAGGCGGCCGGCGTCGACCTCTACGTGCACGCTCCGTACCCCATCAACGTCGCCTCCACGAACAACCGCATCCGCATCCCGGGCCGCAAGCTGCTGCAGCAGCACCTGCACGCGGCGGCCGAGATCGGCGCCAAGGGGGTCGTCGTACACGGCGGGCACCTGGGCAAGGACGAGGACGCCGGCGTCGGCTTCGACAACTGGCGCAAGTGCGTCGACGGCCTCGAGATGCCGGTGCCGCTGCTCATCGAGAACACCGCCGGCGGCGACAACGCGATGGCGCGCCGGCTCGAGGCCGTCGAGCGGCTCTGGGAGGCCGTGGGGCGAGCCGAGGGCGGCGACACCGTGGGGTTCTGCCTCGACACCTGCCACGCGCACGCCGGGGGCAACGACCTCGGCAGCGTGGTCGAGAGGGTCCGGGCGGTGACCGGGCGCATCGACCTGGTGCACTGCAACGACAGCCGCGACGAGTTCGACTCCGGCGCCGACCGGCACACCAACCTCGGCGCGGGGCACATCGACGGCGCCGACCTGGCCGAGCTCGTGCGCACCGCCGGCGCCCCGGTGGTCGTCGAGACCCCCGGCGGGGTCGAGGGTCAGCGCGCCGACATCGACTGGCTGCGCGCGCGCCTCTGA
- the icmF gene encoding fused isobutyryl-CoA mutase/GTPase IcmF, with amino-acid sequence MAAQPTEQGLHVPTHPVRIVTASSLFDGHDASINIMRRIMQSQGAEVVHLGHNRSVQEVVDAAVEEDVQGVAVSSYQGGHVEYFEYLVQLLREAGAPHVKVVGGGGGVIVPAEIARLREAGVTIFSPEDGQRLGLPGMVNQVIAACDTDLWEAAPTTVEAVLAGERSAVARALTAAETGHLDDTMRGALQRAAQARRVPVLGITGTGGSGKSSLTDELVRRLRVDQQDKLRIACVAVDPTRRRGGGALLGDRIRMNSLDGDRVYFRSLATRGGREVPEALDDVLTVLKAAGYDLVVVETPGIGQGDAAITSYADVNLYVMTPEFGAASQLEKIDMLDLADVVAINKFERRGALDALRDVGRQMVRNREAFGKRPEDMPVFGTSAATFNDDGVTALYQELRGRLAAEGLPVGEPSLPAVDVRHSTVLRQVVPPQRVRYLAEITETVRGYHAETERWADTARRLQRLGDAREALALAGKDTTDLDALLDAAREELPPAVATQLTQWADTVADYSGDEQVVTVRDREIRTALVRQSLSGNPVRRVSLPRYHDDGDLLTFLRRENLPGWFPFTAGVFRFKRDGEDPARMFAGEGDPARTNRRFRVLSEGQPATRLSTAFDSVTLYGRDPDPRPDVYGKVGTSGVSVATLDDMKELYAGFDLTSPSTSVSMTINGPAPTILAFFLNTVMDREVEAWEEENGRAATDAERDEVRARALATVRGTVQADILKEDQGQNTCLFSTEFSLRMMADIQEWFIANQVRNFYSVSISGYHIAEAGANPISQLAFTLANGFTYVEAYLARGMAVDDFAPNLSFFFSNGMDPEYTVIGRVARRIWAVAMREKYGANERSQKLKYHVQTSGRSLHAQEMDFNDIRTTLQALIAIYDNANSLHTNAYDEAVTTPSTESVRRALAIQLIIGKEWGLAMNENPLQGSFVVDELTDLVEAAVLAEFDRISERGGVLGAMETGYQRGRIQDESMLYEHRKHDGSLPVVGVNTFVRPDADASPREVELARATDAEKESQLARVQAFREAHREEAEQALARLKAAATSGENVFAVLMEAARVCSLQQVTEAFFEVGGQYRRNV; translated from the coding sequence ATGGCAGCGCAGCCGACCGAGCAGGGGCTCCACGTCCCCACCCACCCCGTCCGCATCGTCACGGCCTCGAGCCTGTTCGACGGGCACGACGCCTCGATCAACATCATGCGGCGGATCATGCAGAGCCAGGGGGCCGAGGTCGTCCACCTCGGGCACAACCGCTCGGTCCAGGAGGTCGTCGACGCCGCGGTCGAGGAGGACGTCCAGGGGGTGGCGGTCAGCTCCTACCAGGGCGGGCACGTCGAGTACTTCGAGTACCTCGTCCAGCTGCTGCGCGAGGCCGGTGCGCCCCACGTGAAGGTCGTGGGCGGCGGCGGCGGTGTCATCGTGCCGGCCGAGATCGCCCGGCTGCGCGAGGCCGGCGTCACCATCTTCAGCCCCGAGGACGGCCAGCGCCTCGGCCTGCCCGGCATGGTCAACCAGGTGATCGCCGCCTGCGACACCGACCTCTGGGAGGCCGCGCCCACCACCGTCGAGGCCGTCCTCGCGGGCGAGCGCTCGGCCGTCGCGCGAGCCCTCACCGCGGCCGAGACCGGCCACCTCGACGACACCATGCGCGGCGCGCTCCAGCGGGCCGCACAGGCCCGCCGCGTGCCCGTGCTGGGGATCACCGGCACCGGTGGCTCCGGCAAGTCCAGCCTCACCGACGAGCTGGTCCGGCGGCTGCGCGTCGACCAGCAGGACAAGCTGCGCATCGCCTGCGTGGCGGTCGACCCCACCCGCCGGCGCGGCGGTGGCGCCCTGCTCGGCGACCGCATCCGGATGAACAGCCTCGACGGCGACCGGGTCTACTTCCGCAGCCTCGCCACCCGCGGTGGCCGCGAGGTGCCCGAGGCCCTCGACGACGTCCTCACCGTGCTCAAGGCCGCCGGCTACGACCTCGTCGTGGTCGAGACCCCCGGCATCGGCCAGGGCGACGCCGCCATCACCTCCTACGCCGACGTCAACCTCTACGTGATGACGCCCGAGTTCGGCGCCGCCAGCCAGCTCGAGAAGATCGACATGCTCGACCTCGCCGACGTCGTGGCCATCAACAAGTTCGAGCGGCGCGGCGCCCTCGACGCTCTGCGCGACGTGGGCCGCCAGATGGTGCGCAACCGCGAGGCCTTCGGCAAGCGCCCCGAGGACATGCCGGTCTTCGGCACCTCGGCCGCGACCTTCAACGACGACGGCGTCACCGCGCTCTATCAGGAGCTGCGCGGGCGGCTGGCGGCCGAGGGGCTGCCGGTGGGCGAGCCCTCGCTGCCCGCGGTCGACGTGCGGCACTCCACCGTGCTGCGCCAGGTCGTACCGCCGCAGCGGGTGCGCTACCTGGCCGAGATCACCGAGACCGTGCGCGGCTACCACGCCGAGACCGAGCGCTGGGCCGACACCGCCCGGCGGCTGCAGCGCCTCGGCGACGCGCGCGAGGCGCTCGCCCTCGCCGGCAAGGACACCACCGACCTCGACGCGCTCCTCGACGCCGCGCGCGAGGAGCTTCCCCCCGCCGTGGCCACGCAGCTCACCCAGTGGGCCGACACCGTGGCCGACTACTCCGGCGACGAGCAGGTCGTCACCGTCCGCGACCGCGAGATCCGTACCGCCCTGGTGCGGCAGTCGCTGTCGGGCAACCCGGTCCGCCGCGTCTCGCTGCCGCGCTACCACGACGACGGCGACCTGCTGACCTTCCTGCGGCGCGAGAACCTCCCCGGCTGGTTCCCCTTCACCGCCGGCGTCTTCCGGTTCAAGCGCGACGGCGAGGACCCGGCCCGGATGTTCGCGGGCGAGGGCGACCCGGCCCGCACCAACCGCCGCTTCCGGGTGCTCTCCGAGGGACAGCCGGCGACCCGGCTCTCGACCGCCTTCGACTCGGTGACCCTCTACGGCCGCGACCCCGACCCGCGCCCGGACGTCTACGGCAAGGTCGGCACCTCCGGGGTCTCGGTGGCCACGCTCGATGACATGAAGGAGCTGTACGCGGGCTTCGACCTGACCTCCCCCTCCACGAGCGTCTCGATGACGATCAACGGGCCCGCGCCGACCATCCTGGCGTTCTTCCTGAACACCGTCATGGACCGTGAGGTCGAGGCGTGGGAGGAGGAGAACGGCCGCGCCGCCACCGACGCGGAGCGTGACGAGGTGCGGGCCCGGGCGCTGGCCACGGTACGCGGCACGGTGCAGGCCGACATCCTCAAGGAGGACCAGGGCCAGAACACCTGCCTCTTCTCCACCGAGTTCTCGCTGCGGATGATGGCCGACATCCAGGAGTGGTTCATCGCGAACCAGGTCCGCAACTTCTACTCGGTCTCGATCAGCGGCTACCACATCGCCGAGGCCGGGGCGAACCCCATCAGCCAGCTCGCCTTCACCCTCGCCAACGGGTTCACCTACGTCGAGGCCTACCTGGCCCGCGGGATGGCCGTCGACGACTTCGCGCCCAACCTGTCGTTCTTCTTCAGCAACGGGATGGACCCCGAGTACACCGTCATCGGCCGCGTGGCCCGGCGCATCTGGGCCGTCGCGATGCGCGAGAAGTACGGCGCCAACGAGCGCAGCCAGAAGCTGAAGTACCACGTGCAGACGTCGGGCCGCTCGCTGCACGCGCAGGAGATGGACTTCAACGACATCCGCACCACGCTGCAGGCGCTCATCGCGATCTACGACAACGCCAACAGCCTGCACACCAACGCCTACGACGAGGCCGTGACGACCCCGTCCACCGAGTCGGTGCGCCGCGCCCTGGCCATCCAGCTGATCATCGGCAAGGAGTGGGGCCTGGCGATGAACGAGAACCCGCTCCAGGGCTCGTTCGTGGTCGACGAGCTGACCGACCTCGTCGAGGCGGCCGTGCTGGCCGAGTTCGACCGCATCTCCGAGCGCGGCGGCGTGCTCGGGGCCATGGAGACCGGCTACCAGCGCGGCCGCATCCAGGACGAGTCGATGCTCTACGAGCACCGCAAGCACGACGGCTCGCTGCCGGTCGTCGGGGTCAACACCTTCGTGCGCCCGGATGCCGACGCCTCGCCCCGCGAGGTCGAGCTGGCCCGCGCCACGGACGCCGAGAAGGAGTCGCAGCTGGCCCGGGTGCAGGCCTTCCGCGAGGCCCACCGCGAGGAGGCCGAGCAGGCGCTGGCCCGGCTCAAGGCCGCCGCCACATCGGGCGAGAACGTCTTCGCGGTGCTGATGGAGGCCGCCCGGGTGTGCTCGCTCCAGCAGGTCACCGAGGCGTTCTTCGAGGTGGGTGGGCAGTACCGCCGCAACGTCTGA
- the aroQ gene encoding type II 3-dehydroquinate dehydratase: MDDRTVLVLNGPNLNLLGEREPAVYGHDTLADVERLCVATAARHGLTVDFRQSNHEGTLVDWVQEGRAGIAGMVVNAAGYTHTSVALRDALSACRVPRVEVHISDIHAREEFRHHSYLTDVCDHHVIGRGVAGYSEAVDWLAAHAAGA; this comes from the coding sequence ATGGACGACCGCACCGTGCTCGTGCTCAACGGCCCCAACCTCAACCTGCTGGGCGAGCGCGAACCCGCGGTCTACGGCCACGACACCCTGGCCGACGTCGAGCGGCTCTGCGTGGCCACCGCGGCGCGTCACGGCCTGACGGTCGACTTCCGGCAGAGCAACCACGAGGGCACGCTGGTCGACTGGGTGCAGGAGGGGCGGGCCGGCATCGCCGGAATGGTCGTGAACGCCGCCGGCTACACGCACACCTCGGTGGCCCTGCGCGACGCGCTCTCGGCCTGCCGGGTACCGCGGGTCGAGGTGCACATCAGCGACATCCACGCCCGCGAGGAGTTCCGCCACCACTCCTACCTCACCGACGTCTGCGACCACCACGTCATCGGGCGCGGGGTCGCCGGCTACTCCGAGGCGGTCGACTGGCTCGCCGCGCACGCCGCGGGGGCCTGA
- a CDS encoding DUF4153 domain-containing protein — translation MRTDRPLDGVSSIKVKLGLLVGVSVLVAVLVAAIADSAGVAWWTSVPVTVAAALGVTQWLARGMTSPLREMTAAARRMAAGDYGQRVRASSSDEVGELGRAFNAMAADLAGADLERRRLVATVSHELRTPLTAQRALLENLVDGVSAPDQAALEAALAQAERLSTLVGDLLDLSRVDAGVAPLDLAPVAVRALLDRCLAEAGVAGRGARVEALVEPADLTVSADPARLAQLVANLVDNAVRHSPAGGRVHVSARRAGPAEWVLEVRDDGPGIPPEQADRVFERFGTGSDAAGGTGLGLAIVRWVCDLHGGRVEAVPTPPGERGALLLVTLPTAPAADRPSHLRAAAAAAVAPAPSSVPLTVTAPQEATVPTTAPPAPAPTPVGPYGGGGRGALDGLWPERDARPRVGVVAAALVIGLLAALTWPYRGLGLATSVVMLATGALMWAVARHRRDPWTVAGGVLAVLLALVVTLRDAGGVVTLSVLAGAAVAAAALTRAHGLLAVLASWAAWPLSGLRGLPLLARTVSATSRVGLLWPVLRTLAVSLVVLVVFGGLFATGDALFGSWAAALVPDLGWDAIVLRTFVFVLVAGVALAGAYLALNPPAVDLVALPPRLRARPVWEWAVPVGVVVLLFATFLAAQTTAMWGGDAYLRRQTGLTHAEYVHQGFGQLTAATALTVLVMTLTLRVAARDTTRDRLAARGLLGALGLFTLAVVASALYRMSLYQDAFGYTTLRVFVDGFELWLGLVVLMLLVGVMALSWRWVPRAVLVSGAVFTLGFAAMNPDAWVAGQNIDRFEASGRIDTLYLSTLSADAAPVIAQRLPADVAGCILEAPDPEATSSGRTDDALSWNLGRSRAAAARSALATPGSCDGILTDTYRR, via the coding sequence ATGAGGACCGACCGCCCGCTCGACGGCGTCTCGTCGATCAAGGTCAAGCTCGGCCTGCTCGTCGGCGTCAGCGTGCTGGTGGCCGTGCTCGTCGCGGCCATCGCCGACAGCGCCGGGGTGGCGTGGTGGACCAGCGTCCCCGTCACCGTCGCCGCGGCGCTGGGCGTCACCCAGTGGCTGGCCCGGGGGATGACCTCGCCCCTGCGCGAGATGACGGCCGCCGCCCGCCGGATGGCAGCTGGCGACTACGGGCAGCGGGTGCGGGCCAGCTCGTCGGACGAGGTGGGCGAGCTCGGGCGCGCCTTCAACGCCATGGCCGCCGACCTGGCGGGCGCCGACCTCGAGCGCCGGCGCCTCGTCGCCACCGTCTCGCACGAGCTGCGCACGCCGCTCACGGCGCAGCGCGCGCTGCTCGAGAACCTCGTCGACGGGGTCTCGGCGCCGGACCAGGCCGCCCTCGAGGCGGCGCTGGCCCAGGCCGAGCGTCTCAGCACCCTGGTGGGCGACCTCCTCGACCTCTCGCGGGTCGACGCCGGGGTGGCGCCGCTCGACCTCGCGCCGGTGGCGGTGCGCGCCCTGCTCGACCGGTGCCTCGCCGAGGCGGGGGTCGCCGGGCGGGGGGCGCGGGTGGAGGCGCTGGTCGAGCCGGCCGACCTCACCGTCTCGGCCGACCCCGCGCGGCTGGCGCAGCTGGTCGCCAACCTCGTCGACAACGCGGTGCGGCACAGCCCCGCAGGCGGCCGGGTGCACGTCTCGGCCCGGCGCGCCGGGCCCGCCGAATGGGTGCTCGAGGTGCGCGACGACGGGCCGGGCATCCCGCCCGAGCAGGCCGACCGCGTCTTCGAGCGCTTCGGCACGGGGTCGGACGCCGCGGGTGGCACCGGCCTCGGGCTCGCCATCGTGCGGTGGGTCTGCGACCTCCACGGGGGCCGGGTCGAGGCCGTGCCGACGCCCCCCGGCGAGCGGGGGGCCCTGCTGCTCGTCACCCTGCCGACCGCCCCCGCGGCCGACCGCCCCTCGCACCTGCGCGCCGCCGCTGCCGCTGCCGTGGCCCCTGCTCCTTCCTCCGTCCCGCTCACCGTCACCGCTCCCCAGGAGGCCACCGTGCCGACCACCGCCCCCCCAGCGCCCGCTCCGACGCCGGTCGGCCCGTACGGCGGGGGAGGCCGCGGCGCCCTCGACGGGCTGTGGCCCGAGCGCGACGCCCGCCCCCGCGTCGGCGTGGTCGCCGCCGCCCTCGTCATCGGGCTGCTCGCGGCGCTGACCTGGCCCTACCGCGGCCTCGGCCTGGCCACCTCGGTGGTGATGCTCGCCACCGGCGCCCTGATGTGGGCCGTCGCCCGGCACCGCCGTGACCCCTGGACCGTCGCCGGCGGCGTGCTGGCGGTGCTGCTGGCGCTGGTCGTCACCCTGCGCGACGCCGGCGGGGTCGTCACCCTCTCCGTGCTGGCGGGGGCCGCCGTCGCCGCCGCCGCGCTGACCCGCGCGCACGGCCTGCTCGCCGTCCTCGCCAGCTGGGCCGCCTGGCCCCTGTCGGGGCTGCGCGGGCTGCCGCTGCTCGCGCGCACCGTCAGTGCCACCAGCCGCGTCGGCCTCCTCTGGCCGGTGCTGCGGACCCTCGCCGTGAGCCTGGTCGTCCTCGTCGTCTTCGGGGGGCTCTTCGCCACCGGCGACGCGCTCTTCGGCTCGTGGGCCGCGGCCCTGGTCCCCGACCTGGGCTGGGACGCGATCGTGCTGCGGACCTTCGTGTTCGTCCTCGTGGCCGGCGTGGCGCTCGCCGGGGCCTACCTGGCGCTCAACCCGCCGGCCGTCGACCTGGTGGCGCTGCCGCCGCGGCTGCGGGCGCGGCCGGTGTGGGAGTGGGCCGTACCCGTGGGCGTCGTCGTGCTCCTGTTCGCCACCTTCCTCGCCGCGCAGACCACCGCGATGTGGGGTGGCGACGCCTACCTGCGCCGCCAGACCGGCCTGACCCATGCCGAGTACGTGCACCAGGGCTTCGGCCAGCTGACGGCTGCGACCGCCCTCACCGTGCTGGTCATGACGCTCACCCTGCGCGTCGCCGCGCGTGACACCACCCGGGACCGGCTGGCGGCGCGCGGCCTGCTCGGGGCGCTCGGCCTGTTCACCCTGGCCGTCGTGGCTTCCGCCCTGTACCGGATGTCGCTGTACCAGGACGCGTTCGGCTACACGACGCTGCGGGTCTTCGTCGACGGCTTCGAGCTCTGGCTCGGGCTGGTCGTCCTGATGCTCCTGGTCGGGGTGATGGCGCTGTCGTGGCGCTGGGTGCCGCGGGCCGTACTGGTCAGCGGCGCCGTCTTCACCCTGGGCTTCGCGGCGATGAACCCCGACGCCTGGGTCGCCGGCCAGAACATCGACCGCTTCGAGGCCTCCGGGCGGATCGACACCCTGTACCTCTCCACCCTCTCGGCCGATGCCGCCCCGGTCATCGCGCAGCGGCTGCCCGCCGACGTCGCGGGCTGCATCCTGGAGGCCCCGGACCCCGAGGCCACGAGCTCCGGGCGCACCGACGACGCCCTGTCCTGGAACCTCGGTCGCTCGCGCGCCGCTGCCGCCCGGTCCGCCCTCGCCACCCCGGGGAGCTGCGACGGCATCCTCACCGACACCTACCGCCGCTGA
- a CDS encoding response regulator transcription factor, with amino-acid sequence MTEGKQAGRSVLVVEDEPVINQAVTDRLRAEGYTVHQAGDGPSAVAAFEEHAPDAVLLDVMLPGFDGLEVCRRIQAVRPVPVLMLTARDDETDLLVGLGVGADDYVTKPFSMREVIARLGALLRRVERAEELARSTGRMDLAGLVVDPASRRVSVDGGEVHLTPLEFDLLCALAAEPGTVRSREALMREVWGWGDASGTRTLDSHVKALRAKIGADRVRTVHGVGYALEADR; translated from the coding sequence ATGACCGAGGGGAAGCAGGCCGGCCGCAGCGTGCTCGTCGTCGAGGACGAGCCGGTGATCAACCAGGCCGTCACCGACCGGCTGCGGGCCGAGGGGTACACCGTGCACCAGGCGGGCGACGGCCCCTCGGCGGTCGCGGCCTTCGAGGAGCACGCGCCCGACGCCGTCCTGCTCGACGTCATGCTGCCCGGCTTCGACGGGCTCGAGGTCTGCCGCCGCATCCAGGCCGTCCGCCCGGTCCCGGTGCTGATGCTCACCGCGCGCGACGACGAGACCGACCTGCTGGTGGGGCTCGGAGTGGGCGCCGACGACTACGTGACCAAGCCGTTCTCGATGCGCGAGGTGATCGCCCGGTTGGGCGCCCTGCTGCGCCGGGTCGAGCGCGCCGAGGAGCTCGCGCGCTCGACCGGCCGGATGGACCTCGCCGGCCTGGTCGTCGACCCCGCCAGCCGCCGGGTCAGCGTCGACGGGGGAGAGGTGCACCTGACCCCGCTCGAGTTCGACCTGCTGTGCGCCCTGGCCGCCGAGCCCGGCACCGTGCGCTCGCGGGAGGCGCTGATGCGCGAGGTGTGGGGCTGGGGCGACGCGTCGGGCACCCGCACCCTCGACAGCCACGTCAAGGCCCTGCGCGCCAAGATCGGCGCCGACCGGGTGCGCACCGTGCACGGGGTCGGGTACGCGCTCGAGGCCGACCGATGA